A genomic segment from Effusibacillus lacus encodes:
- the ftsZ gene encoding cell division protein FtsZ: MLEFDLDIDALAQIKVIGCGGGGCNAVNRMIESGIKGVEFITVNTDAQALNLSKAHQRLQIGEKLTRGLGAGANPDIGKKAAEESREAITNALRGADMVFVTAGMGGGTGTGAAPIVAEIAKELGALTVGVVTKPFTFEGRRRMQQAEQGIANLKEKVDTLIVIPNDRLLEIVDKNTPMVEAFREADNVLRQGVSGISDLIAVPGLINVDFADVKTIMTERGSALMGIGVAKGENRATEAAKSAIMSPLLETSIEGARGVLMHIAGGSNLSLFEVNEAADIVSTAADPEVNMIFGAVINENLSDEVIVTVIATGFEHKERPPAPRPQKTSDLRPFHNAGTSLDSLDVPAFLRRNTDK; encoded by the coding sequence ATGCTTGAATTTGATCTTGACATAGACGCACTGGCCCAGATAAAGGTCATCGGCTGCGGAGGCGGCGGTTGCAACGCGGTAAACCGGATGATCGAATCAGGGATCAAAGGAGTTGAATTCATTACTGTAAATACGGACGCACAAGCGCTAAACCTGTCCAAGGCCCATCAACGTTTGCAAATCGGCGAAAAATTGACCCGCGGACTGGGAGCGGGTGCAAATCCTGATATCGGGAAGAAAGCCGCCGAAGAAAGCCGGGAAGCTATTACAAACGCTCTGCGCGGAGCGGACATGGTTTTTGTCACCGCAGGCATGGGTGGCGGAACAGGCACGGGTGCCGCTCCTATCGTAGCGGAAATTGCCAAAGAATTGGGAGCTTTAACTGTCGGCGTTGTCACCAAGCCGTTCACGTTTGAAGGTCGCCGTCGCATGCAGCAGGCGGAACAGGGGATTGCCAACCTTAAGGAGAAGGTCGACACCTTGATCGTAATTCCGAATGATCGGCTGCTCGAAATTGTTGACAAGAACACGCCAATGGTGGAAGCGTTCCGCGAAGCGGACAATGTGCTTCGTCAAGGTGTTTCCGGCATCTCGGATCTGATTGCCGTTCCGGGATTGATTAACGTGGATTTTGCAGACGTAAAGACCATCATGACCGAGCGGGGATCTGCCCTAATGGGGATTGGTGTGGCAAAAGGCGAGAATCGTGCAACGGAAGCGGCAAAAAGCGCCATCATGTCGCCGCTCTTGGAAACTTCCATTGAAGGTGCACGGGGTGTCCTTATGCATATTGCAGGCGGCAGCAACCTGTCCCTGTTTGAGGTGAACGAAGCAGCCGATATCGTATCGACTGCTGCGGATCCGGAAGTCAACATGATCTTTGGCGCCGTCATCAATGAGAATCTCTCTGACGAAGTGATTGTAACCGTGATTGCAACCGGATTTGAGCATAAAGAGCGTCCACCGGCACCAAGACCTCAGAAAACTTCGGATCTGCGTCCGTTCCATAATGCGGGGACTTCTCTGGACAGTCTTGATGTTCCGGCATTCCTCCGGCGCAATACCGATAAATAA
- the ftsA gene encoding cell division protein FtsA → MTKGDIIVSLDIGTSKVRAIIGELNGSTLSIIGVGSADGEGIRKGSIVDIDKTVQSIREAVEHAERMVGIKIESAFIGITGNHIALQPSHGVVAVSSPDREIGDEDVDRVLQAAKVIAVPPEREIIGVVPKQFIVDSLDEITDPRGMIGVRLEVEGSIITGSRTIISNLVRCVERAGLHNAGLVLMPLAASSIALSNDEKKLGVVLVDIGAGQTTVSVFENGVLSALSVLPIGGDHVTNDIAIGLRTQTEVAETVKLRYGYAMVSEASPEIMFKVSRIGSNVDKEFSQAELANIIEPRMQEIFSMVRREVERLGYVKEIPSGYVLSGGVACTPAVDKLAEFELEAPVRVAIPEYLGVRDSSFVNGVGIIQYAIKNYVRRSHNASNTPAHRKAGGFIERVKGWFSEFV, encoded by the coding sequence TTGACTAAAGGCGATATCATCGTCAGCTTAGATATTGGAACATCCAAGGTACGTGCGATCATCGGTGAACTCAACGGATCGACCCTAAGCATCATAGGTGTTGGGTCTGCTGACGGTGAAGGAATACGCAAAGGTTCCATTGTTGACATAGATAAAACGGTTCAATCCATCCGTGAGGCGGTTGAACATGCGGAAAGAATGGTCGGTATCAAAATTGAGTCCGCATTCATCGGGATAACAGGGAATCATATTGCACTTCAGCCCAGTCATGGCGTTGTTGCGGTATCTTCTCCCGACAGGGAAATCGGAGACGAAGATGTAGACAGGGTGCTGCAGGCAGCGAAAGTGATTGCAGTTCCGCCTGAACGTGAAATTATCGGTGTTGTTCCCAAACAATTCATAGTTGACAGTCTTGATGAGATTACTGACCCCCGTGGTATGATCGGAGTTCGTCTCGAAGTAGAAGGCTCCATAATTACAGGCTCCCGCACGATTATTTCCAACTTGGTCCGTTGTGTTGAAAGAGCGGGCTTACACAATGCCGGTTTGGTTCTAATGCCCCTGGCAGCCAGTTCCATTGCGCTTTCCAATGACGAGAAGAAACTTGGAGTCGTGCTTGTGGATATCGGTGCGGGCCAAACCACCGTATCTGTCTTTGAGAACGGCGTTTTATCCGCATTGTCCGTATTGCCCATCGGCGGCGATCATGTGACCAACGATATTGCCATTGGCTTGAGGACTCAAACGGAAGTGGCTGAGACGGTCAAACTGCGATACGGCTACGCCATGGTTTCGGAAGCTTCCCCTGAGATTATGTTCAAGGTGTCGCGCATTGGAAGCAATGTGGACAAAGAATTTTCCCAGGCCGAACTGGCCAACATCATTGAGCCCCGAATGCAGGAGATATTCTCAATGGTAAGGCGGGAGGTCGAGAGGTTGGGATATGTGAAAGAGATTCCCAGCGGCTACGTACTGTCAGGAGGAGTTGCCTGCACACCGGCTGTGGACAAGCTGGCCGAATTTGAACTGGAAGCACCTGTAAGGGTTGCCATTCCCGAGTATCTGGGAGTGCGTGATTCTTCCTTTGTGAATGGCGTAGGCATCATTCAATATGCAATCAAAAATTATGTGCGCCGGTCGCACAATGCAAGCAACACTCCCGCGCACCGCAAGGCGGGTGGCTTTATTGAGCGGGTTAAAGGCTGGTTTAGCGAGTTTGTATAA
- a CDS encoding small basic family protein, translating into MIWIPIVGLALGIFLGLMFNIDIPVQYSSYMSIAILAALDTVFGGIRSSLERHFESEVFITGFFSNMLMAALLAYIGNELGVDLYLAAVFAFGVRLFNNLATIRRLLLQKAKPTNTKNL; encoded by the coding sequence ATGATTTGGATTCCTATTGTCGGACTCGCTTTGGGTATCTTTTTGGGGTTGATGTTCAACATCGACATCCCTGTGCAATACAGCAGCTATATGTCAATTGCAATTCTGGCTGCGCTTGACACCGTCTTCGGCGGTATCCGTTCCAGTCTGGAACGGCACTTTGAATCTGAAGTTTTCATCACCGGTTTTTTCTCCAACATGTTGATGGCCGCCCTGCTGGCTTACATTGGAAATGAGCTGGGAGTGGACCTTTACCTGGCAGCCGTATTTGCTTTTGGCGTAAGACTGTTCAATAACCTTGCCACCATTCGCCGGTTGCTGCTGCAAAAAGCAAAGCCGACCAACACCAAGAATCTTTAA
- a CDS encoding DUF881 domain-containing protein, giving the protein MGNKTVNRFKFSLFGVSILLGAMLTIQMTSGKGKDSDFGGADIIQVKNALAYESKHQQQLMDQIYKMERKIQEYQASPGDREKVLEKMKEELEKARIEAGLTSLEGNGIRIEIRESSIFPDSRGPHSKEFHIFDHELVYLVNILQANGAKAVAFNNQRIVSSSGIREIGITPGENNVIYPGVMQVNFNAVNYPYVIDAIGNIDKMKGALLTYLGKEFFISKGKELVITEYRDQKKLILPAFSGIPGYRYATEEKAEGAVKP; this is encoded by the coding sequence ATGGGAAACAAAACTGTGAACAGATTCAAGTTCAGCCTTTTCGGTGTCAGTATTTTGCTGGGCGCCATGCTGACCATTCAGATGACTTCCGGCAAAGGAAAAGACTCCGACTTTGGCGGCGCCGACATCATACAGGTAAAAAACGCTTTGGCTTACGAAAGCAAGCACCAGCAACAATTGATGGACCAAATTTACAAGATGGAAAGAAAAATCCAGGAGTATCAAGCATCTCCCGGCGACAGGGAAAAAGTCCTTGAAAAGATGAAAGAGGAACTTGAGAAAGCCCGTATAGAAGCGGGGTTGACTTCATTGGAAGGAAACGGGATCCGGATTGAAATCAGAGAAAGCTCCATTTTTCCGGATTCAAGGGGCCCACACTCCAAAGAGTTTCATATTTTTGACCATGAACTTGTCTACCTGGTCAATATTCTGCAGGCGAATGGGGCCAAGGCTGTTGCGTTCAACAACCAAAGAATTGTCTCGTCCAGCGGCATCCGGGAAATCGGGATAACTCCCGGCGAGAACAATGTTATTTACCCCGGAGTCATGCAGGTGAATTTTAATGCCGTTAACTACCCGTACGTGATTGACGCAATTGGCAATATTGACAAAATGAAAGGCGCTCTGCTCACTTATCTGGGAAAAGAATTTTTCATTTCGAAAGGGAAAGAACTTGTGATTACGGAATACCGCGATCAGAAAAAACTGATCCTGCCCGCTTTCTCCGGGATTCCGGGCTATCGGTACGCAACTGAAGAAAAAGCGGAGGGAGCGGTCAAGCCATGA
- a CDS encoding DUF881 domain-containing protein, whose product MSSKTRLILTLTIISITLGFMMAVQYKHTQTVNEQVSWNVSNRDVLEAKEKLVAIQKQNKELENHLNELNKQILALEQEASKYDTSDIQNSLEKARILAGTSPVKGPGIVLTIDDSKRGSKSSDPVTHDTDVMRLVNEIFLSGAEAVSVNGERIGSVTGIMCVGPTVRINDRLLTPPYKIEAIGDPSTLIKGLTMQGGMLDELRSMDRLLQIQGPKEVDLIRMKGYSGDPEKLSSNPARQ is encoded by the coding sequence TTGTCTTCAAAAACAAGGCTGATACTGACGCTGACCATAATCTCCATAACCCTTGGTTTTATGATGGCAGTCCAATATAAACACACACAAACAGTCAACGAACAGGTAAGCTGGAACGTTTCAAACAGGGACGTGCTGGAAGCCAAGGAAAAATTGGTCGCCATTCAAAAGCAAAACAAAGAACTGGAAAACCACCTGAACGAGCTCAACAAGCAAATCTTGGCTCTGGAGCAGGAAGCTTCCAAATATGACACATCCGATATCCAGAATTCGCTTGAAAAAGCCAGGATCTTGGCAGGAACGTCCCCCGTCAAAGGGCCGGGAATCGTGCTTACGATTGATGACAGCAAAAGAGGGTCAAAGTCATCAGACCCCGTTACCCATGACACGGACGTAATGAGGCTCGTGAACGAAATTTTCCTGTCAGGGGCGGAAGCGGTAAGCGTTAACGGAGAAAGGATAGGGTCGGTTACAGGCATTATGTGCGTTGGGCCCACTGTGCGGATCAATGATCGCTTGCTGACACCCCCCTATAAGATTGAGGCGATCGGAGATCCTTCAACGCTTATCAAAGGACTGACTATGCAAGGCGGTATGCTGGATGAATTAAGGAGTATGGATCGATTATTGCAAATTCAAGGTCCGAAAGAAGTTGATCTGATCCGAATGAAAGGCTATTCCGGAGATCCGGAAAAGCTCTCTTCAAATCCGGCCCGACAGTAA
- a CDS encoding cell division protein FtsQ/DivIB — protein sequence MVAGQKRKPRWKALTLLFVFFAGVGAAVFFTSPLSKIRSVQVIGNSQIPADQIASASGVIVGMNFWDVKPENVDKQVREQYPLIAKADVEVKFPGHVTIAVAEKPVAAVLVRNGGMFYRLLSDATVYDAIKNTNGTNLPLIIAQNTLEVEPGKQIPDRDVQEFCEQLVSVDRKLLEHISHFEIRKKEDKKENLWSAWTVEGFEIRFPPGNLATTLDVYMKFWKKELEGKLPGIIYIYSEDEAWYDSNRGEQQPKKE from the coding sequence ATGGTTGCTGGACAGAAGCGCAAACCCAGATGGAAGGCTTTGACTCTCCTTTTTGTTTTTTTTGCGGGGGTCGGGGCAGCCGTTTTTTTTACATCTCCCTTGTCCAAAATTCGTTCCGTGCAAGTAATCGGCAACAGCCAGATTCCTGCCGACCAGATTGCAAGCGCAAGCGGAGTCATAGTGGGAATGAACTTCTGGGACGTTAAACCTGAGAATGTGGACAAGCAGGTTCGGGAGCAGTATCCGCTTATTGCCAAAGCGGACGTGGAAGTCAAGTTCCCCGGTCATGTGACGATTGCGGTTGCCGAGAAACCGGTTGCGGCAGTTCTGGTGCGGAACGGCGGCATGTTTTACAGGCTGCTGAGCGATGCGACTGTCTATGATGCAATCAAAAACACAAATGGGACAAACCTTCCCCTGATCATTGCACAGAATACGCTTGAAGTGGAACCGGGCAAACAAATCCCCGACCGGGACGTGCAAGAATTTTGCGAACAGCTTGTATCGGTTGATCGCAAGTTGTTGGAACATATATCCCATTTCGAAATCAGGAAAAAAGAAGACAAAAAGGAAAATCTCTGGTCCGCCTGGACGGTGGAAGGGTTTGAAATCCGCTTTCCGCCGGGCAATCTGGCCACAACTCTGGACGTTTATATGAAATTTTGGAAGAAAGAGTTAGAGGGAAAGCTTCCCGGAATCATATATATTTATAGTGAGGATGAAGCTTGGTACGACAGCAACAGGGGGGAGCAGCAGCCCAAAAAGGAGTGA
- the murA gene encoding UDP-N-acetylglucosamine 1-carboxyvinyltransferase, producing the protein MERLAIEGGKPLIGSVRVHGAKNAALPILAASVMAKGESVIHDVPDLQDIRVMEEILRSLGARVFRRGSTVTVDPTPIHSTEVPDELMRQMRSSIFLMGPLLSRFGSVRVSKPGGCTIGSRPIDLHTKGLTAMGADIRESHGYLFCQANRLKGTSIYLDIPSVGATENILMAASLANGTTMIGNAAREPEIVDLATYLNKMGAKITGAGEDTIYVEGVAELTPTEHTIIPDRIVTGTLLVAAAVTNGNILLENVNPSHLGVVLTKLRETGVEIELGRDIMTVKSSNPLTAVDRIQTSYYPGFPTDLQAPFMAMLTVAKGTSIVSETVFEERFKHVSELRRMGARIKVDLRTAFIEGVPELTAASVEATDLRAGAALVIAGLAANGTTCVENTHHIDRGYERIEDVLSSLGARIHRIQD; encoded by the coding sequence GTGGAACGACTTGCCATTGAGGGTGGCAAACCTCTCATTGGTTCCGTTCGTGTGCATGGCGCAAAAAATGCAGCCCTGCCGATCCTGGCCGCCAGTGTGATGGCCAAGGGGGAAAGCGTGATTCATGATGTTCCGGATTTGCAAGATATACGTGTTATGGAAGAAATCTTGCGAAGCCTTGGCGCTCGTGTATTCAGAAGAGGCTCCACCGTTACGGTGGATCCGACTCCCATTCATTCAACCGAAGTTCCCGATGAATTAATGCGTCAAATGAGATCCTCCATATTCCTTATGGGGCCGCTTTTATCCCGTTTCGGATCGGTGCGGGTGTCAAAACCGGGAGGATGCACCATTGGGTCCAGACCGATCGACCTGCATACCAAAGGTTTGACTGCCATGGGGGCGGACATCCGGGAAAGTCACGGGTACCTGTTCTGCCAGGCAAACCGGTTGAAGGGAACCTCGATTTATTTAGACATCCCGAGTGTGGGCGCCACTGAAAACATCTTAATGGCAGCGTCTTTGGCAAACGGCACAACCATGATCGGAAATGCGGCCCGGGAACCTGAAATCGTGGATTTGGCCACCTACCTGAACAAGATGGGGGCCAAAATAACCGGTGCCGGGGAAGACACCATCTATGTGGAGGGCGTAGCGGAGCTGACTCCGACAGAACACACCATTATTCCTGACCGGATCGTGACAGGCACTTTGCTGGTCGCAGCCGCAGTCACAAACGGGAACATCCTGCTGGAAAACGTAAATCCCTCCCACCTAGGAGTTGTGCTTACCAAATTAAGGGAAACCGGTGTTGAAATCGAGTTGGGTCGTGATATAATGACTGTAAAATCTAGTAATCCTTTGACTGCCGTAGATAGAATCCAGACATCCTACTACCCGGGATTTCCGACCGACCTGCAAGCTCCCTTCATGGCCATGCTGACTGTCGCAAAAGGGACATCCATTGTTTCGGAGACTGTTTTCGAAGAAAGATTCAAACATGTCAGCGAACTTCGCCGGATGGGGGCGCGGATTAAAGTGGATCTTCGGACTGCATTCATCGAAGGAGTACCCGAGTTGACGGCAGCCAGTGTGGAAGCCACAGATTTACGCGCCGGCGCAGCATTGGTTATTGCGGGTTTGGCGGCTAACGGAACCACCTGCGTGGAGAACACGCACCATATTGATCGAGGGTATGAACGGATTGAAGATGTCCTGTCATCCCTTGGCGCAAGAATTCATCGCATCCAAGATTAA
- the murB gene encoding UDP-N-acetylmuramate dehydrogenase, with translation MSSNDWQSIFHGLDLGTILFDEPLSRHTTWKIGGPADVFVIPTKVEHLQALARICAEHHIPWYVIGRGSNLLVRDGGMRGVVIKLADNFADLSVDGSTNQLTAQAGRSYVSAANTAIRNGLQGLEFATGIPGTVGGAVMMNAGAHGGETREVLLSAEIVEEDGSLVTLQNHDLQFAYRYSILKDHPRIVVRATFQLRPGNTEEMQAKVRNWTKRRQTTQPLQLPNCGSVFRNPEGTHAGLLIEQAGLKGTRIGGAQISDLHANFIVNIDKAQASDVLALIELAQTTVRNRYGVSLIPEVRIVGED, from the coding sequence ATGAGCAGCAACGATTGGCAATCCATTTTTCACGGGCTTGACCTCGGCACGATTCTTTTTGATGAACCGCTCTCCAGACATACTACGTGGAAAATTGGCGGCCCTGCGGATGTGTTTGTTATTCCCACGAAAGTGGAACATCTTCAAGCATTGGCCAGAATATGTGCGGAGCACCATATTCCCTGGTATGTAATCGGCAGGGGATCCAATCTGCTGGTGCGTGACGGCGGGATGCGCGGAGTCGTTATCAAGCTGGCGGACAACTTTGCGGATCTGTCCGTTGATGGGTCTACCAACCAGTTGACTGCCCAAGCCGGCCGGTCTTATGTGTCAGCGGCAAATACTGCGATTCGCAACGGTCTGCAAGGGCTTGAATTTGCAACCGGTATTCCGGGAACAGTTGGCGGGGCTGTCATGATGAATGCCGGGGCGCATGGAGGAGAAACAAGAGAGGTGCTCCTCAGCGCCGAAATTGTAGAAGAGGATGGCTCCCTTGTAACTCTTCAAAATCATGATCTCCAGTTTGCTTACAGGTACAGCATTCTGAAAGATCATCCGCGGATCGTGGTTCGGGCAACCTTTCAACTGAGACCGGGAAATACGGAAGAAATGCAGGCGAAGGTTCGGAACTGGACCAAACGCAGGCAAACCACACAACCTCTGCAACTGCCCAACTGTGGATCCGTGTTTCGAAATCCGGAGGGAACCCATGCGGGCTTATTGATCGAACAGGCAGGCCTGAAGGGGACCCGTATCGGAGGTGCGCAAATCTCCGATCTGCACGCCAACTTTATTGTCAATATTGACAAAGCACAGGCTTCCGACGTTCTTGCGCTGATTGAGTTGGCGCAGACGACTGTCCGTAATCGTTACGGCGTTTCTCTCATCCCTGAAGTGCGAATCGTAGGAGAGGACTGA
- the murG gene encoding undecaprenyldiphospho-muramoylpentapeptide beta-N-acetylglucosaminyltransferase, protein MKIVVTGGGTGGHIYPALAIARYFSEVEQAEILYIGTERGLESDIVPRSGFAFRTIEVSGLKRSLSSDTLKTFARLGKGLLQARRILKEYQPDVVIGCGGYVVAPVVFMAKMLAIPTYIHEMDVFPGLTNRSLSRFADRIGVSFEGSVNYFSNVKHKVVVAGNPRASEVVKVTPDETRQVKQELGLDPEKKTVVIVSGSRGAKPINDAVLSMLESVSNQRRFQLLYITGQIHYEDVAGQLKRTGFGPQSGIFVQPFVYNMPPLLAGSDLLVSRAGATTIAEATALGVPGIYIPSPYVTNNHQEYNARWLADAGAGVMIRESELTPGLLFQAIQRLMESPSDLRKMKERSKALGLPEAMSNIHRTIMELVK, encoded by the coding sequence TTGAAGATCGTTGTTACGGGTGGAGGAACGGGTGGGCATATCTACCCGGCCTTGGCGATAGCAAGATATTTCTCTGAAGTGGAACAGGCGGAGATCCTTTACATAGGAACCGAGCGGGGGCTGGAAAGTGACATTGTACCCCGCTCGGGTTTTGCTTTTCGTACGATTGAAGTCAGCGGACTGAAGAGAAGCTTGTCGTCGGACACGCTAAAGACCTTTGCAAGGCTTGGCAAAGGGCTGCTGCAAGCCCGCAGGATTCTGAAAGAATACCAGCCTGATGTGGTAATCGGCTGCGGGGGGTATGTGGTGGCGCCCGTTGTCTTCATGGCCAAAATGCTGGCCATTCCGACATACATTCACGAAATGGATGTCTTCCCCGGACTTACCAACCGGTCCCTGAGCCGTTTTGCCGATCGGATCGGGGTATCCTTCGAGGGATCGGTGAACTATTTCTCCAATGTAAAACACAAGGTGGTTGTTGCAGGAAACCCAAGAGCCAGCGAAGTGGTGAAGGTGACGCCTGACGAGACTCGTCAGGTCAAACAGGAATTGGGCCTCGATCCGGAGAAAAAAACGGTCGTAATCGTATCCGGATCCCGGGGGGCGAAACCGATCAACGATGCTGTCCTGAGTATGCTCGAGTCGGTGTCCAACCAGAGACGGTTTCAATTGCTCTATATTACGGGTCAGATCCATTACGAGGATGTGGCCGGTCAATTGAAACGCACAGGTTTCGGTCCGCAGTCGGGCATTTTTGTCCAGCCGTTTGTCTACAACATGCCGCCTCTGTTGGCAGGATCCGACCTGCTTGTCTCCCGGGCAGGAGCCACCACAATTGCAGAAGCTACGGCACTGGGCGTACCCGGGATTTACATTCCTTCGCCTTACGTCACCAACAATCATCAGGAATATAATGCCAGATGGCTGGCGGATGCGGGCGCCGGAGTGATGATCAGGGAATCGGAACTGACTCCCGGGCTTCTGTTCCAGGCCATTCAGAGGCTGATGGAATCCCCGTCCGACCTCCGGAAGATGAAGGAGCGGAGCAAGGCGCTTGGTCTTCCGGAAGCGATGTCGAACATTCATCGAACAATTATGGAGTTGGTGAAATAA
- the spoVE gene encoding stage V sporulation protein E — MQAYDRKNPDLIIIVTVLLLLGLGVVIVYSASAIKAEGTYGDSFYFAKRQLLWAIAGLGMMFFMMNFHYTRLKKCAKTIMLVCFLLLILVLTPLGVERNGSQAWLGIGSFGIQPSEAAKLGLIVFFAWYLERHQNQIHHFRKGLLPPLSILVLALGLIMLEPDLGQSTVIAGTTIILIFAAGARVSHLLGLASLAIPAFAALVMVAPYRLKRIFAFLDPWKYELGEGYQIIQSLYALGPGGLMGLGLGRSRQKFLYLPEPQTDFIFCILAEELGFIGGATVIMLFLLLLWRGVRVAITARDPFGSLLAIGITAMIAVQVIINIGVVTGSMPVTGITLPFISYGGSSLLLMLTGVGILLNISRHSR, encoded by the coding sequence TTGCAGGCGTACGATCGCAAAAATCCGGATTTGATCATTATTGTGACGGTTCTTCTGCTGCTCGGGCTTGGCGTCGTGATTGTATACAGCGCAAGTGCGATTAAAGCGGAAGGAACGTACGGGGACAGCTTCTATTTTGCCAAACGCCAGTTGCTGTGGGCAATCGCGGGACTTGGCATGATGTTTTTCATGATGAACTTCCATTACACCCGGTTGAAAAAATGTGCCAAAACCATCATGCTGGTCTGTTTTTTGCTGCTGATTCTCGTTCTGACTCCGCTTGGAGTGGAGCGGAACGGTTCCCAGGCATGGCTGGGAATCGGCTCATTCGGCATTCAGCCGTCAGAAGCGGCCAAATTGGGATTGATCGTTTTTTTCGCCTGGTATCTGGAAAGGCATCAGAATCAGATCCATCATTTCAGGAAAGGTCTGCTTCCTCCCCTGTCCATTCTGGTTCTGGCGTTGGGACTGATCATGCTGGAACCTGACCTGGGCCAGAGCACAGTCATTGCGGGCACCACCATTATCCTGATTTTTGCGGCGGGGGCAAGGGTCAGTCATTTGCTTGGATTGGCGTCCCTGGCGATTCCGGCTTTTGCTGCTTTGGTCATGGTGGCGCCTTACCGGCTCAAGCGGATTTTTGCATTCCTGGATCCGTGGAAATACGAGCTTGGTGAGGGATACCAAATCATTCAGTCGCTTTACGCGTTGGGGCCGGGGGGGCTGATGGGACTTGGGCTGGGCCGTTCCCGCCAGAAGTTTTTGTACCTGCCGGAACCGCAGACTGACTTTATCTTCTGTATTTTGGCGGAAGAACTGGGGTTCATCGGAGGGGCCACCGTTATCATGCTGTTCCTGCTGCTGCTTTGGCGGGGGGTACGCGTGGCCATCACCGCCAGGGATCCCTTTGGCAGTTTGCTGGCTATCGGAATTACAGCCATGATCGCGGTTCAAGTCATCATCAACATCGGAGTGGTCACCGGCTCCATGCCTGTAACGGGGATCACCCTGCCTTTCATCAGTTACGGCGGTTCCTCCCTGCTCCTGATGTTGACCGGGGTTGGAATTCTCTTGAACATTTCCCGCCACTCGCGCTAA